The Polyangiaceae bacterium genome includes a region encoding these proteins:
- a CDS encoding glycosyltransferase family 2 protein, with product MAPVVSVLLPAYRAAATLGAALRSIERQTFDDFECVVVDDGSDDETRAIAAAFADRDARFVVQSGAHSGVAGALCRGLAGCRGRYVARMDADDLAHKRRLERQVACLDSRPELGAVGAHVWMFPRATLSDGLRAHEQWLNSLGDPASVARDAFVECPIVHPTLCIRRELLSAHGYRDAGWPQDYDLVLRLLASGVKLAVLPERLLGWRDGPARVTRTAEYTRRERIVACKAHHLAASFLDGTERYVLWGYGDTGRALCRALGAHGKRPHTIVELHPRRIGQRIAGALVVHPSKLAPSARSKVVISVSGLAARSEARARARALGLREGEDFVVAA from the coding sequence TTGGCCCCGGTCGTCTCGGTGCTCCTGCCGGCCTACCGAGCCGCCGCCACCCTGGGCGCGGCGCTCCGCAGCATCGAGCGGCAGACCTTCGACGATTTCGAGTGTGTGGTGGTGGACGACGGCTCGGACGACGAGACCCGGGCCATCGCCGCCGCCTTCGCCGATCGGGACGCGCGCTTCGTGGTGCAGAGCGGCGCCCACAGCGGCGTCGCCGGGGCCCTCTGCCGGGGGCTCGCCGGGTGCCGCGGGCGCTACGTAGCGCGGATGGACGCCGACGACCTGGCGCACAAGCGCCGGCTGGAGCGCCAGGTCGCGTGTCTCGACAGCCGGCCCGAGCTCGGGGCGGTCGGTGCCCACGTCTGGATGTTTCCCCGCGCGACCCTCAGCGACGGGCTGCGAGCGCACGAGCAGTGGCTCAACTCGCTCGGTGATCCGGCGAGCGTGGCGCGGGATGCCTTCGTCGAGTGCCCCATCGTGCATCCCACGTTGTGCATCCGCCGCGAGCTCCTGTCGGCTCACGGCTACCGCGACGCCGGCTGGCCTCAAGACTACGATCTGGTGCTCCGGCTGCTGGCGTCCGGGGTGAAGCTCGCGGTCTTGCCCGAACGGCTCCTGGGGTGGCGGGACGGTCCGGCGCGCGTCACGCGCACAGCGGAGTACACGCGTCGCGAGCGCATCGTGGCCTGCAAGGCCCACCACTTGGCGGCGAGCTTCCTCGACGGCACCGAGCGCTACGTGCTCTGGGGCTACGGGGACACGGGCCGCGCGCTGTGCCGGGCGCTCGGTGCCCACGGCAAGCGCCCGCACACCATCGTCGAGCTCCACCCGCGGCGCATCGGGCAGCGCATCGCCGGCGCGCTGGTGGTGCACCCGAGCAAGCTCGCCCCCAGCGCGCGCTCCAAGGTGGTCATCTCCGTCTCCGGGCTCGCGGCGCGGAGCGAGGCCCGCGCCAGGGCCAGAGCCCTGGGACTGAGAGAGGGCGAGGACTTCGTCGTCGCCGCTTGA
- a CDS encoding nuclear transport factor 2 family protein translates to MSPHPARAPAQTLLLAAGLGAVLGCARQTLPDPELTAAEYAARIEQGDADAVYAMLTSDAQRAHGKAGVRRMVKESASELGRTARAVAAEGSKVEMRATLRYVDGEQASLEVEDGQFRVSSAGALPLGARTPAQALGELRQALARRSYGGVLRVLSAESRSALENDMKSLVDGLEQPETLDVKITGDRAEVQVPGGHSVKLKREAGVWRVEDFD, encoded by the coding sequence ATGTCGCCCCATCCCGCCCGTGCTCCCGCCCAGACGCTCCTCCTGGCCGCTGGCCTCGGCGCCGTCTTGGGGTGCGCTCGACAGACCTTGCCCGATCCCGAGCTCACCGCCGCCGAATACGCCGCGCGCATCGAGCAAGGGGACGCGGACGCGGTGTACGCCATGCTCACCAGCGACGCGCAGCGGGCGCACGGCAAGGCCGGGGTCCGGCGAATGGTGAAGGAGTCGGCGAGCGAGCTCGGCCGCACCGCGCGCGCGGTAGCCGCGGAGGGCAGCAAGGTCGAGATGCGGGCGACGCTGCGCTACGTCGATGGGGAGCAGGCCAGTCTCGAGGTCGAGGACGGCCAGTTCCGGGTGAGCAGCGCGGGCGCGCTGCCGCTCGGCGCCCGCACACCTGCCCAAGCACTGGGCGAGCTCCGGCAGGCGCTGGCGCGCCGCAGCTACGGCGGGGTGCTACGCGTTTTGTCCGCCGAATCGCGCAGCGCTCTCGAGAACGACATGAAGTCGCTGGTCGACGGGCTCGAGCAACCCGAGACGCTCGACGTCAAGATCACCGGCGACCGCGCGGAGGTCCAGGTGCCCGGCGGCCACTCGGTGAAGCTCAAGCGCGAGGCGGGGGTCTGGCGCGTCGAGGACTTCGACTGA
- a CDS encoding DUF4159 domain-containing protein, whose translation MKVTRRHALASLAALCSFAPHRAHAFGDAGAFHPRVVSSGGAKLDAERSSAPARWGYELVRRTSAPGRLSATTVAFDQPAFSAEPFAIWAGSSELAPLSGPERRGLERFLRMGGVLVVDDVAPASGAFGRSARRELKRVLPDAAPVKLDPSHVVFKSYYIVDRPVGRVQGPAEIEAIVRGKYAQVIFLSHDLMGALARSRAGGFALEVEPGGPAQREHAIRLAVNIAMYVLCSDYKDDQVHAPWLMRRRARRRP comes from the coding sequence GTGAAGGTCACGCGCCGCCACGCGCTCGCGAGCCTCGCGGCGCTCTGCTCCTTCGCCCCGCACCGCGCGCACGCGTTCGGGGACGCCGGCGCGTTCCACCCGCGGGTCGTCAGCAGCGGCGGCGCCAAGCTCGACGCCGAGCGCAGCTCCGCGCCGGCGCGATGGGGCTACGAGCTGGTGCGCAGGACCAGCGCGCCCGGGCGCCTCTCCGCCACCACGGTAGCCTTCGACCAACCGGCGTTCTCCGCGGAGCCGTTCGCGATTTGGGCCGGGTCGAGCGAGCTCGCGCCGCTCTCAGGGCCCGAGCGGCGCGGCCTCGAGCGCTTCCTCAGGATGGGGGGAGTGCTGGTCGTCGACGACGTCGCCCCGGCGAGCGGCGCCTTCGGCCGGAGCGCACGTCGCGAGCTCAAGCGGGTGTTGCCCGACGCGGCGCCGGTCAAGCTCGACCCGTCGCACGTCGTGTTCAAGAGCTACTACATCGTCGATCGCCCGGTCGGACGCGTGCAGGGGCCGGCGGAGATCGAGGCGATTGTCCGCGGCAAGTACGCGCAGGTCATCTTCCTGAGCCACGATCTCATGGGCGCGCTCGCTCGCTCCCGCGCGGGTGGGTTCGCGCTGGAGGTCGAGCCGGGGGGGCCCGCGCAGCGCGAGCACGCCATTCGCCTCGCGGTGAACATCGCCATGTACGTCCTGTGCTCGGACTACAAAGACGACCAAGTGCACGCGCCCTGGCTCATGCGCCGCCGCGCCCGCCGCCGCCCATGA
- a CDS encoding inositol-3-phosphate synthase, translating into MKQPKQIEKADGKLGILLPGMGAVATTFIAGCLLARKGLAQPVGSLTQLGTIRLGKRTDNRSPKIDEFVPLASLDQLEFAGWDIFPDTAYESATHAAVLEQKHLDPIKSELEAIKPMSGVFYPEYVKRLNGTHVKTGGSKADMVEKVRDDICGFLKRSGCSRAVTVWCGSTEIYLEQTAAHQSMKAFEKGLLDNDPSISNSQIYAWACLKEGVPFANGAPNLTVDFPAAYELARETNTPLAGKDFKTGQTLMKTILAPGLKARMLGLNGWFSTNILGNRDGEVLDDPENFKTKEVSKLGVLDSILQPEVYPNLYGEVHHVVRINYYPPRGDAKEGWDNIDIFGWLGYPMQLKVDFLCRDSILAAPIVLDLALFMDLAKRASFRGVQEWLSFYWKSPMTAPGLNPEHDLFIQLMKLKNTLRWMRGEESITHLGHEYYD; encoded by the coding sequence ATGAAGCAGCCGAAGCAGATCGAGAAGGCCGACGGGAAGCTGGGCATCCTGCTCCCGGGCATGGGAGCGGTGGCCACGACGTTCATCGCGGGCTGCTTGCTCGCGCGCAAAGGCTTGGCTCAGCCCGTGGGCTCGCTCACGCAGCTCGGGACCATCCGCCTCGGCAAGCGCACCGACAACCGCTCGCCGAAGATCGACGAGTTCGTGCCGCTCGCGAGCCTCGACCAGCTCGAGTTCGCGGGCTGGGACATCTTCCCCGACACCGCCTACGAGTCGGCGACGCACGCCGCGGTGCTCGAGCAGAAGCACCTGGACCCGATCAAGAGCGAGCTCGAGGCGATCAAGCCCATGAGCGGCGTGTTCTACCCGGAGTACGTCAAGCGCCTGAACGGCACGCACGTCAAGACCGGCGGCAGCAAGGCGGACATGGTCGAGAAGGTCCGCGACGACATCTGCGGGTTCCTGAAGCGCAGCGGGTGTAGTCGCGCAGTCACGGTGTGGTGCGGCTCGACCGAGATCTACCTGGAGCAGACGGCGGCTCATCAGTCGATGAAGGCGTTCGAGAAGGGGCTACTGGACAACGACCCGTCCATCTCGAACTCGCAGATCTACGCCTGGGCCTGCCTCAAGGAGGGCGTACCCTTCGCCAACGGCGCGCCCAACTTGACCGTGGACTTTCCCGCCGCCTACGAGCTCGCGCGCGAGACGAACACACCGCTCGCCGGCAAGGACTTCAAAACCGGGCAGACCCTGATGAAGACCATCCTGGCGCCGGGCCTCAAGGCGCGCATGCTCGGCCTGAACGGCTGGTTTTCGACCAACATCTTGGGCAACCGCGACGGCGAGGTGCTCGACGACCCGGAGAACTTCAAGACCAAGGAGGTCAGCAAGCTCGGCGTGCTCGACTCCATCTTGCAGCCGGAGGTCTACCCGAACCTGTACGGCGAGGTGCACCACGTCGTGCGCATCAACTACTACCCGCCGCGCGGCGACGCCAAGGAGGGCTGGGACAACATCGACATCTTCGGCTGGCTCGGCTACCCGATGCAGCTCAAGGTCGATTTCCTGTGCCGGGACTCGATCCTGGCGGCGCCCATCGTGCTCGACCTGGCGCTGTTCATGGACCTGGCGAAGCGCGCGAGCTTCCGCGGCGTGCAAGAGTGGCTCAGCTTCTACTGGAAGAGCCCCATGACGGCCCCCGGCCTGAACCCCGAGCACGACTTGTTCATCCAGCTGATGAAGCTGAAGAACACGCTCCGGTGGATGCGCGGCGAGGAGTCGATCACGCACCTGGGGCACGAGTATTACGATTGA
- a CDS encoding phosphocholine cytidylyltransferase family protein produces MEVTRTAVLLVAGIGSRLRPLTDDRPKALVEVGGETILGRALRLLAAHGVGRVVLATGYREEALRSALAGSPFEVIYCRNERFDSTQNAVSLALCASAVDGRAFFKLDGDVMFRPEVLARLDACEAPLAVAVDRSRRADAEAMKFRLGDGDRIEAFGKGIDLDAAAGESIGIERVAASISPALFAELARPESAALYYEDVYSKLIAAGRLEARAVEVGDLPWTEVDDPIDLGRARALFA; encoded by the coding sequence ATGGAAGTCACGCGCACGGCCGTGTTGTTGGTCGCGGGCATCGGCTCGCGTTTGCGCCCGCTCACCGACGACCGCCCCAAGGCGCTCGTGGAAGTCGGTGGTGAGACCATCCTGGGCCGTGCGCTCAGGCTCTTGGCTGCGCACGGCGTCGGGCGTGTCGTACTCGCAACCGGATACCGCGAAGAAGCGCTGAGAAGCGCCCTCGCGGGCTCCCCGTTCGAGGTGATCTACTGTCGCAACGAGCGCTTCGATTCGACCCAGAACGCGGTCTCGCTGGCGCTTTGCGCTAGTGCCGTGGACGGCCGCGCATTCTTCAAGCTCGACGGTGACGTGATGTTTCGCCCGGAAGTGCTGGCACGCCTCGATGCGTGCGAGGCGCCGCTCGCCGTGGCGGTGGACCGCTCGCGGCGCGCGGACGCCGAGGCGATGAAGTTTCGGCTCGGCGACGGCGACCGCATCGAGGCGTTCGGCAAAGGCATCGATTTGGATGCAGCCGCCGGGGAGAGCATCGGCATCGAGCGCGTGGCCGCGAGCATCAGCCCCGCGCTATTCGCCGAGCTCGCACGGCCCGAGAGCGCCGCTCTCTACTATGAGGACGTGTATTCGAAGCTGATCGCCGCCGGCCGCTTGGAAGCTCGGGCGGTGGAGGTCGGCGACCTGCCCTGGACCGAGGTGGACGACCCGATCGACCTCGGGCGGGCGCGCGCCCTGTTCGCCTGA
- the hisC gene encoding histidinol-phosphate transaminase, translating into MTERRVTRAIILAAGTGSRLGEGGDPTPKPLRAVAGVPLLVRVLRTLESAGIREAVVIVGHQGDSVRRALVADPSLGLELSFVNNERYLAKNGVSLLAAADFVDRECLLTMSDHLYSPELVRRLLGVELPSGSCALGVDYDIERCFDIDDATKVGVAAGKIADIGKELERYEALDTGVFRIGPALIEELARLDDQHGDCSLSDGVRALAHRGAFHAVDVGDVRWIDVDTPAALERAEAMLRVFGDHLGDEPGAGAPAVIDADGMELFAPSWVRAAKPYNEDHFAVAEKTGVARMMSNESAHAPSQRVIDAIVRAATRGHLYPSGGPELRQKLGAREGLGGGNVLLGAGSTELIDVIIRTFVAAGEEVLLSVPTFSMYEARTRVCGGIPVLVPMTEEHDHDLPGLLRAVTERTKVIFLCTPNNPTGNRIPEVDMRRLLRLGLPTVIDEAYYELGEGGSLAHLIREFPNALVIRTFSKAFGLAGLRVGYALGHASVIKLLSRVKVPWNLPAITIAAASAALDDMAELDVRIAELKSARAELGRALSRIPGVVAIPSEGNFILVDISHTRMSADRMVQALLAEGVLIRSLGSHHAEKTYVRVTIGTREQNARCVAAFEHVLGRRGGREVGAPAFVGGDAE; encoded by the coding sequence ATGACCGAACGACGAGTGACGCGAGCCATCATCCTGGCAGCCGGTACCGGCTCGCGCCTGGGTGAGGGGGGCGATCCGACGCCGAAGCCGCTGCGGGCGGTGGCAGGTGTTCCGCTCCTGGTGCGCGTCCTGCGCACGCTCGAGTCGGCCGGCATTCGCGAGGCCGTGGTGATCGTGGGCCATCAGGGTGATTCCGTGCGCCGCGCGCTGGTCGCCGATCCGAGCCTGGGGCTCGAGCTCAGCTTCGTGAACAACGAGCGGTACTTGGCGAAGAACGGCGTGTCGCTGCTCGCAGCCGCGGATTTCGTCGATCGCGAGTGCCTGCTCACGATGTCCGATCATCTGTACTCGCCGGAGCTGGTGCGACGTCTGCTCGGCGTCGAGCTGCCGAGCGGCTCCTGCGCGCTGGGCGTCGACTACGACATCGAGCGCTGCTTCGACATCGACGACGCGACCAAGGTCGGCGTGGCGGCAGGCAAGATCGCCGACATCGGCAAGGAGCTCGAACGCTACGAAGCCCTCGACACCGGCGTGTTCCGCATCGGGCCGGCGCTGATCGAAGAGCTGGCGCGGCTGGACGACCAACACGGCGACTGCTCGCTCTCCGACGGCGTTCGGGCGCTGGCGCACCGCGGCGCCTTCCACGCGGTGGACGTCGGCGACGTTCGCTGGATCGACGTGGACACGCCGGCCGCGCTGGAGCGCGCCGAAGCCATGCTGCGCGTGTTCGGCGATCACCTGGGCGACGAGCCCGGGGCCGGCGCTCCCGCGGTCATCGACGCCGACGGCATGGAGCTGTTCGCGCCGAGCTGGGTGCGGGCGGCCAAGCCCTACAACGAAGACCACTTCGCGGTCGCGGAGAAGACGGGCGTGGCTCGCATGATGAGCAACGAAAGCGCCCACGCGCCCAGCCAGCGGGTGATCGACGCCATCGTCCGGGCTGCCACCCGCGGCCACCTCTACCCGAGCGGCGGCCCCGAGCTCCGGCAGAAGCTCGGCGCGCGTGAGGGCCTGGGCGGCGGCAACGTGCTGCTTGGCGCCGGCTCCACGGAGCTCATCGACGTCATCATCCGCACCTTCGTCGCAGCCGGCGAGGAGGTGCTGCTCAGCGTGCCGACCTTCAGCATGTACGAGGCGCGGACGCGCGTGTGCGGCGGGATCCCGGTGCTGGTGCCCATGACCGAGGAGCACGATCACGACCTGCCGGGTCTGCTGCGCGCCGTCACCGAGCGCACGAAGGTCATCTTCCTGTGCACACCGAACAACCCCACCGGCAACCGCATCCCCGAGGTGGACATGCGGCGCCTGCTCAGGCTGGGGCTGCCGACGGTGATCGACGAGGCCTACTACGAGCTCGGCGAGGGTGGCTCGCTCGCGCACCTGATCCGCGAGTTCCCGAACGCCCTGGTGATTCGCACCTTCTCCAAGGCCTTCGGCCTTGCGGGGCTGCGCGTCGGGTACGCCCTCGGGCACGCCAGCGTGATCAAGCTGCTGTCGCGGGTGAAGGTGCCCTGGAACCTGCCGGCCATCACCATCGCGGCGGCCAGCGCGGCCCTGGACGACATGGCGGAGCTCGACGTCCGCATCGCCGAGCTGAAGAGCGCGCGCGCCGAGCTCGGACGAGCCCTGTCGCGCATCCCCGGCGTGGTCGCCATCCCCAGCGAAGGCAATTTCATTCTGGTGGACATCTCGCACACGCGGATGAGCGCGGACCGCATGGTGCAGGCGCTGCTCGCGGAGGGCGTGTTGATCCGCTCGCTCGGCTCGCACCACGCGGAGAAGACCTACGTGCGCGTGACCATCGGGACCCGCGAGCAGAACGCGCGCTGCGTCGCGGCCTTCGAGCACGTGCTCGGGCGGCGCGGGGGTCGCGAGGTCGGTGCTCCGGCATTCGTCGGCGGAGACGCGGAGTGA
- a CDS encoding CDP-alcohol phosphatidyltransferase family protein: MGSVEVGSERPLAVSGVEAVSDQPADGFWAGYWKTLKSLAVEEPVDVWIHRPLAYLLTKLLYPTPITPNQVTIISIVFGLLGAYCFFSSFPHHMLLGALAIVTSAVFDCADGQLARMRGTSSVFGRMLDGVADLAVSIAVVGGGIWVIGSKYSAPTPLFLAVLALCVATAVTGSFHTGMYDQYKNVYLRFTSPTYKDGEDYETARERFESRRGGSFFVNRIAWPIYLFYVKSQTDYVHRFDPYTSARLGLFGPYSAERAAIYERHAGGLMRLWRNYFGFGSLVFGIALFSAFDLLEVYMVLRLVVLNALFYGYLRPRQRAASRAAFAEMGLSLPDQAKA, from the coding sequence ATGGGTTCGGTCGAAGTCGGCAGTGAGCGGCCTCTGGCCGTGAGCGGCGTCGAGGCGGTCTCCGACCAGCCGGCGGACGGCTTTTGGGCCGGATACTGGAAGACGCTGAAGTCGTTGGCGGTGGAAGAGCCCGTCGACGTCTGGATTCATCGCCCGCTGGCCTACCTCCTCACCAAGCTGCTCTACCCGACGCCGATCACACCGAACCAGGTGACGATCATCTCCATCGTCTTCGGTCTCCTCGGCGCCTACTGCTTCTTCTCGAGCTTCCCGCACCACATGCTCCTCGGCGCCCTCGCCATCGTCACCTCCGCCGTCTTCGACTGCGCCGACGGACAGCTGGCGCGCATGCGCGGTACCTCCAGCGTGTTCGGTCGCATGTTGGACGGCGTCGCGGACCTGGCCGTCAGCATCGCCGTCGTGGGCGGCGGCATCTGGGTCATCGGCTCCAAGTACTCGGCTCCGACACCGCTGTTTCTCGCCGTGCTGGCCCTCTGCGTTGCGACGGCGGTGACCGGCTCGTTCCACACTGGCATGTACGACCAGTACAAGAACGTCTACCTGCGCTTCACCAGCCCGACCTACAAGGACGGCGAGGACTACGAGACGGCTCGGGAGCGCTTCGAGTCGCGGCGCGGCGGCTCGTTCTTCGTGAACCGCATCGCCTGGCCAATCTACCTGTTCTACGTGAAGAGCCAGACCGACTACGTGCACCGCTTCGATCCCTACACCAGCGCCCGGCTCGGGCTGTTCGGGCCGTACAGCGCCGAGCGTGCGGCCATCTACGAGCGCCACGCCGGCGGTCTGATGCGGCTGTGGCGCAACTACTTCGGCTTCGGCTCGCTGGTCTTCGGCATCGCACTGTTCTCCGCCTTCGACCTGCTCGAGGTCTACATGGTGCTGCGCCTGGTGGTGCTGAACGCGCTGTTCTACGGCTACCTGCGACCGCGCCAGCGGGCGGCTTCCCGGGCGGCCTTCGCGGAGATGGGCCTGTCGCTGCCGGATCAGGCCAAGGCGTGA
- a CDS encoding HEAT repeat domain-containing protein, whose product MPRLRTSLLLALALSWALPASAFTWPNAAEGIEKQLAKPDVGSRRRAAQRLGELTPSAQKRLVQKALADPDADVRLAAADLVLEQRLRGTGELVVAWLNDPERRIRLAGAEILRLDPVARAVQPLGRVLGDPDSAVRSAAAGALGATASKDAVLPLLGHLDDSVPQVRSAIVRALSRLGDPRAVVPLIGKIQDSRPAVRRSVARALGELGDARASSALVLALRDGDEGVRIAAVEALGVLRDPQATLAITAIADSEASPAVRAAVVGSLGRIGTKEALDALLALLEKEQSQDTLELLRKALARAGAPARERLERCLSGQPAARVADNCALGLAETGRMESARSITGALRRGVLRAPAALASLERLGDPKSLPTVLEHLADSDPVVRRAAVDAAVALLDPTKPDGRAVDPVAQALDKARSSKAERAALARLLGRTGSPRAVKPLLPLADAADNVELRIAAVDALGMLPPSGQDRVLIAALDADEAPVRLAAAVALRRSASGAAARTLLDRLERAAEQDRAALAVALGGALARAKDPALLTRAWKLMLASRGGQRDALLEALGRLPSKDATRLLSAYAKESGEVADRAKVAEALGSRPDALEALRALASDVDGSVRSNAIWGLGSVGQQPELGSVARAIDDKDVAVAGNAAAALGRLGRRLGVRIDKELCARLTDPRSYVRANALGGLRVAGARCAGAEETVLLVEDRSEVVRRAAALLVASTPSKDAARDQRLLETCAAEDTDSSVAAQCATDVAKPSKRTEPVMVYVVPVGESAPVPRAPFALLRADGLMRLGLADRRGEVFEHDAPAGEVSLAVPAPLAK is encoded by the coding sequence GTGCCTCGCCTCCGAACCTCCCTGTTGTTGGCACTGGCGCTCTCGTGGGCCCTGCCGGCGTCGGCCTTCACCTGGCCGAACGCCGCGGAGGGCATCGAGAAGCAGCTGGCCAAGCCGGACGTGGGGTCGCGGCGCCGCGCCGCTCAGCGCTTGGGTGAGCTGACTCCTTCTGCGCAGAAGCGCCTGGTGCAGAAGGCGCTGGCGGATCCCGACGCGGACGTCCGGTTGGCGGCGGCGGATCTCGTGCTGGAGCAGCGCCTGCGCGGCACCGGCGAGCTCGTGGTGGCGTGGCTCAACGATCCAGAGCGGCGCATTCGGCTCGCGGGTGCCGAGATCCTGAGGCTCGACCCGGTCGCGCGCGCCGTCCAGCCCTTGGGGCGTGTGCTCGGCGATCCCGATTCGGCGGTGCGGTCCGCGGCGGCGGGGGCACTCGGTGCCACTGCTTCGAAGGACGCCGTGTTGCCTCTGCTCGGCCACCTGGACGACTCGGTTCCGCAGGTGCGCAGCGCCATCGTGCGGGCGCTGTCCCGGCTCGGCGACCCGCGGGCCGTCGTGCCCCTGATCGGGAAGATACAGGACTCGCGCCCGGCCGTGCGCCGGAGCGTGGCGCGCGCGCTGGGGGAGCTCGGGGACGCACGCGCCTCGAGCGCGCTGGTGCTCGCGCTGCGCGACGGCGACGAAGGAGTACGCATCGCGGCGGTCGAAGCGTTGGGCGTGCTGCGCGATCCGCAGGCGACACTGGCGATCACCGCGATCGCGGACAGCGAGGCTTCACCGGCGGTCCGGGCCGCCGTGGTCGGCTCGCTCGGCCGCATCGGCACCAAAGAGGCTCTGGACGCGCTGCTCGCCTTGCTGGAGAAGGAGCAGTCTCAGGACACCCTGGAGCTCTTGCGCAAGGCGCTGGCGCGAGCCGGCGCGCCGGCGCGGGAGCGGCTCGAGCGCTGCCTCTCGGGTCAACCGGCCGCGCGGGTCGCGGACAACTGCGCGCTCGGGCTGGCCGAGACCGGGCGCATGGAGAGCGCGCGGTCCATCACCGGTGCGCTCCGGCGCGGTGTGCTTCGCGCTCCAGCCGCGCTTGCTTCGCTCGAGCGGCTAGGCGATCCGAAGAGCCTGCCAACGGTGCTGGAGCACCTGGCGGACTCCGATCCCGTGGTGAGGCGCGCGGCGGTGGACGCAGCAGTCGCGTTGCTCGACCCGACGAAGCCAGACGGGCGCGCCGTGGATCCGGTCGCGCAGGCGTTGGACAAGGCGCGCTCCAGCAAGGCGGAGCGCGCCGCGCTGGCGCGGCTCCTGGGCCGCACCGGCTCGCCGCGTGCCGTGAAGCCGCTCTTGCCGCTGGCCGACGCCGCAGACAACGTGGAGCTGCGCATCGCCGCCGTGGACGCGCTCGGCATGCTGCCGCCGTCGGGTCAGGATCGCGTGCTGATCGCCGCGCTCGACGCGGACGAAGCTCCGGTGCGGCTCGCGGCGGCGGTCGCGCTGAGGCGCTCGGCGTCTGGAGCCGCGGCGCGCACGCTGCTCGATCGGCTCGAGCGCGCGGCCGAGCAAGATCGCGCAGCGCTGGCGGTGGCGCTCGGGGGAGCGCTCGCCCGGGCGAAGGACCCGGCGTTGCTCACGCGAGCCTGGAAGTTGATGCTGGCGAGCCGAGGCGGGCAACGTGACGCGCTGCTCGAAGCGCTCGGGCGTCTGCCGTCGAAGGACGCGACCCGGTTGCTCTCCGCGTATGCCAAGGAGTCCGGCGAGGTGGCCGATCGCGCGAAGGTGGCGGAGGCCCTCGGCTCGCGGCCCGACGCGCTGGAGGCGCTGCGCGCGTTGGCCAGCGACGTCGACGGCTCGGTGCGGTCCAACGCCATCTGGGGCCTGGGCAGTGTCGGCCAGCAGCCCGAGCTCGGGTCGGTCGCCCGCGCGATCGACGACAAGGACGTCGCGGTGGCTGGCAACGCGGCGGCCGCGCTCGGGCGCCTCGGGCGCCGGCTCGGCGTGCGGATCGACAAGGAGCTGTGCGCCCGGCTGACTGACCCGCGCTCCTACGTTCGCGCGAACGCCTTGGGTGGGCTCCGGGTGGCTGGCGCGCGCTGCGCGGGGGCGGAGGAGACGGTGCTCTTGGTGGAAGACCGCTCCGAGGTCGTGCGCCGCGCCGCGGCCTTGCTCGTGGCGAGCACGCCATCCAAGGACGCGGCGCGCGACCAACGGCTGCTCGAGACCTGCGCGGCGGAAGACACCGACAGCTCGGTGGCGGCGCAGTGTGCCACCGACGTGGCCAAGCCGAGCAAGCGCACCGAGCCCGTGATGGTCTACGTGGTGCCAGTGGGTGAGAGCGCGCCGGTGCCGCGCGCCCCGTTCGCGCTGCTGCGCGCCGACGGCCTCATGCGCCTGGGCCTGGCCGACCGACGCGGCGAGGTCTTCGAGCACGACGCGCCCGCGGGCGAGGTCTCCCTGGCCGTGCCGGCGCCGCTCGCCAAGTGA